Within the Acidobacteriota bacterium genome, the region GAGCCGGTTTGGAACGGCTTCAGCCAGATTGTTCAGGAACGGCTGATCATCTATCACGACGCGGCTGTATCGCGTGAACCGGAGGAGTGAAACCCGATACCGGGGCACCGTCACGCGCGCGGATCACCGGCAAGAACCGCGCCCTGCTCGCGCAGCAACTCCCGGAGCACCGAGCGGTGGCAGCGGGATTCATCCGAACAGTAACAGCCCACCGCAAAGTTGGTCTGACGGGAAAGTGCCGCCAGCAACTGCAGGAGGCGCACGGCCTCGGGTCGTCTCATCTCCGCACGATACCGCTTGACGAAGCCCTGCCAGGAGCGTTCGTCATCCGCCTGCCGGGCGCGCTGCAGCAGCTCCTCGGATGGCGCCAGGTCCGGCAGCCAGAGGTCGTAGAAATCTCGCGACGCCCACTGGGATTTGGGAACGCCGCGGGGAGGCCGGCGCACGGTGCCCAGGCGCAGGCCCTCGCCCTCGCCCCTCGGGCTGCCCAGGCGGACGATTCGTATCGCCATCAATTCCACCTCCGGAGGATCATTTCCCTGCAGGGCGAATGTACCAGATGGCACAGGAAATACAATCGAGCAATCTCGTTGTGACAGAGCCCGGCACCTTGCGTTCCACCGGTTCATCCATCCACCGATTCGCCGCTCCGGTGTGACAGAACCTGGCACCGTCTCATCAATCCGAGGCGAGCGGGCGGTGAGACTATACCGGGCATCGGACGGCTGGGGACCCTGCTCTTCCTGCCGGTTCTGCCGGAACTCGCCAGGCCGCACCTTCGCCGGATTGATGGCCACCGGTTGAAAGAACTCCTCAACCTGGGGACCGGGCTAACGGATTATCCGCCAGCCGGCTCGCCCGCCGGGAATCGGTGACTGGCGGAGGATCACTGCGGGAGGGCCTTCATTTTCTCGATTTCAGCACGAACCTTGAGGAATTCCTGGTAGATGGCTTTCATCTCCTTCGAGGCGGCCTCGTCATATCCCCCGGAAGCGTCCAGTTGGGCCTTGAGCGTTCGGTGCTCTTCCCGGAGCCGGTTGAGCTGGTCTTCCAGCCGGCCCAGTTGGTTTTTAGCGACGACGGATTCATCCTTCAGATAGGCCTTGGCCTTGTATCCGCGGAATTCGCCGTCGTTGGCAATGAGGGCATCTACCATGCTGTTGTCCTTGAGACTGTAGCAGGTGTGCATGTAGACGTATTTGAAATTGAAGTGGGCGTTATTCCAGGCATCCATCCGCTTGCGCCGCTCGGCCGGATCCAGGTTGCGCCAGATATCCGGAGTGCCGATGCGCTCGGCCAGGGCTGCCTGCGCCCACTCCTTGATGTCGCCGGCGGTGATGTCCTCCCCACCCAGCGTGGACATGGTTCCGGCCACGTTTTCATCGCCGTGTCCGAAGAAGGCGAAGGCCTTGGTCTGGGGGTCGCGGATCGCCTTCTCGATGTCGTGGGCGGAGACCGTGTCGACGACGGTCACCTGGTAGCCCATCGCCTCCATCTTTTTGCGCTGGGCGTCAATCACCGGCTGCAACTCCTTATACGGATCGACTTGCCCGAACCCGGATCGTAGTAACAGCGAATACCAGGGCGGATTGATGTCGCCAACCCAGATGTAGGCCTTTCCCTTGGCCGGAGTCACAGGACTCGCCCCTTGGGCAATGAGAGTGGCGACGGCGACAGTCAGCCACAGGCCGGCGAGACATCGGACCCAACAACGCAACCGGTCGAGACTCATCACGGATGCACCTCTTGGGTGGCGGTTCAGTCTACAGGATTATACAGTACGTTGGTGACCTTCCGCACCCGCTAAATGGGGACACCAGCCGCTCCCCGGGCGGTCGGTGATTGTCCATGGAGGAACGGATGCCTTTCCACAAAAATATTTGGGTTGTGTCAATCCAAGCTGTTTGGTGAGGGAAATTCCGATGAAAAACGACTTCGGAGAAAGGTTCGACACTGCCCGCCGCTTCGCGGGTGTGTCCATGTCCCAGGTCGAGGTGGCCGCTGACAACGACTCGAACGCCGTTGACGGAGCGGAGACCGGAACGATGCGGCGCGGGCGGACACGCGGGTGGGCCATTCCGAGCGGACGCTGCAGACGCGGGTGGGCGACGTGGCGTTGAAGATGCCGAAGCTGCGGCGGCTGCCGTTCGAGACGGCGATCATCGAGCGGTACCGGCGGCGGGAGACGTCGGTGGAAGAGGCGCTGATGGAGATGTACCTGGCGGGGGTG harbors:
- a CDS encoding DUF488 family protein, yielding MAIRIVRLGSPRGEGEGLRLGTVRRPPRGVPKSQWASRDFYDLWLPDLAPSEELLQRARQADDERSWQGFVKRYRAEMRRPEAVRLLQLLAALSRQTNFAVGCYCSDESRCHRSVLRELLREQGAVLAGDPRA